In Buchananella sp. 14KM1171, the genomic stretch TACGCGGGCGTGAGCGTGGCCCGTGCGCTGGACGATGTGGCCGATGTGGTGCTCGTCGAAGCCAAGGACACGTTCGTTCACCACGCCGCCACCCTGCGCGCCGCCGTGGACCCGGAGTGGGCAGAGACGATCTTCATTCCCTACGACAAGCTGCTTCAGCGCGGCCAGGTGGTGCGCGGCACCGTCATGCGCCTGGAGGGCACCAAGGTGTTCGTCTCCGACGGCACCACCATCGAGGCCGACGCCGTCGTGCTGGCCACCGGTACCGCCTCCCCGTTCCCCGCGAAGCTGGCTGAGGACTCCCACGAGATCGCCGGCGCCCGCCTGAGCCGCCTGCACCAGGCGCTGCGCCAGGCCAAGCGCGCCCTCGTGGTCGGCGCCGGTGGCGTGGGCGTGGAGCTCGCCGGCGAGCTGACCAGCGCCTACCCGCACCTGACGGTCGTGCTGGTGGAGAAGCAGGACGACATCCTGCCGCTGGAGCCCTGCGACCCGCGCCTGCGCACCGAGCTGCGCTACCAGCTCGAGCAGCGCAACGTGGAGCTGGTGCTGGGCACCTCGCTGGGCTACCTGCCGCCCGTGGACGTGGGCGTGCTCAGCCCCTTCGAGGTGGACACCAAGGACGGCCGCAACATCCAGGCCGACATCTGGTTCCGCTGCTATGGCTCGCGCGTGGCCAGCGGCTACCTGGGCCCGGAGTTCGACCAGGCCAAGCGCGGCGACGGCTCCCTTAACGTGGACGAATACCTGCAGGTGGTGGGCCACCCGGGCGTGTTCGCCGTGGGCGACCTGGCGCACACCCCGGAGCCGGACCGCGCGGATGCGGCAGTGGACCAGGGCCTGCTGGTGGCCTCCGTGCTGCGTGACATCATCGAGGGGCGCGAGCCGCAGCGCACCTACCAGCCCAAGCGCCGCTGGGTGCTCATGCCGCTGGGCCCGGAGGGCGGCGCCTGCGAGCTGCGCGACCCGGAGACCGGCGAGGTCCAGGTGGCCGGCGCGGAGGAGACCGTGCGCATCAAGGGCGAGGACCTGCACACCACCTGGGTGCGCAGCCTGCTGGGCCGCGACTGACCGGCCCGACCCCCGCTCGTTTAGCCGAGGGGTGAACCACCCGGGGCGGGTAGGGGCACTTGCCGCACGATTTGGCGGCATCGGTGCCTCCGCCCGCCCCGGTTCGTCTACCATGGCGCCATGAGTAACGAACCTCGCGTCGCGCTAGACCAGCTCATTCGCGCCCTGGAGACACACTTTGAGGCATGCCGTGCAGGCAGTGCCGACTCCCCGGCGGTCGTGCGCGCCGAATCGGTGCTGGAGGACGCCTTCTTCACCTACGACGACGCCCTGATCCGCGCCTTTGGTGCCTCGCTGCCCTTCGACATCTTCGAGGACGAGGAACTGGACGAGGACGACGAGGACGACGACCTCTACTACGACGACGAGGACGACTCCGACGACGAGGACGAGGAGTTCTACGACGACGAGGACGAAGAGGACGACGACTAGCACGCCCGCCCCCTCGGGGCGCCCCACGCGGCGGCGACCGTTGTGGAGTAACTAAACGGCTTCACGGCTCCTGGCATAGGCTGGGGGCCGTGAATGTTTTGGAGGCCTTCGTCCTGGGACTAATCCAGGCGCTAACCGAGTTCTTGCCCATCTCTTCCTCCGCCCACATCAGGGTGGTGGGGGAGCTGATGGGGACCGACCCGGGGGCGGCCTTCACCGCGATCATCCAGTTGGGCACCGAGCTGGCGGTGCTGATCTACTTCCGCCACGACCTGTGGCGGATCACGAAGTCGTGGGTGGCCAGCCTGCCGGCGCTGTGGCAGCGGGCCCTGGGCCGCAAGATCAAGCACGCCGCCCCGATGGATGCCCACGCCAAACTGGGCTGGATGATCATCGTTGGCTCCCTGCCCATCGTGTTGCTGGGCGTGCTGCTGGAGGACTACATCGACTTCGCGCTGCGCAACCTGTGGATCACGGCCACCATGCTGATCGTGTTCGGCGTGATCCTGGGCTGGGCGGACAAGCGCGGCCAAACGAAGCTCAAGCTGACTGAGATGAAGTGGGGCCAGGCACTGGCGTACGGCTTTGCGCAGGCCGCCGCCCTGATCCCCGGTGTCTCCCGGTCGGGGGGAACCATCACCGCCGGGCGCCTGATGGGCTTCACGCGGGCGGAGGCGGCGCGCTACTCCTTCCTGCTGGCCATGCCGGCGGTGTTCGGCTCCGGCCTGTACAAGCTGGTCAAGGGAGACACCTCCGGGGTGGCGGTGGGGCTTTGGCCTACGCTCGTGGCCACCGTGGTGTCCTTCGCCGTGGGCTACGTGGTGATCGTGGGCTTCTTGAAGCTGATCCAGACCCGCACCTTCATGCCGTTCGTGCTCTACCGCTTCGCGGTGGGCGCGGCGATCATCTTGCTGCTGCTGACCGGGACCGTCCCGGCCCTACCGAGCATGGGAGGCTGAGTGATGCTGCCAGAGGCGCTGTTGTGGGACATGGACGGCACCCTCATCGACTCCGAGGTCTACTGGGTGGCGGCCCAGGTGGAGCTGGCGCAGAGCCACGGAGCCCAGTTCGATGCCAGGCAGTCCCTGGAGTTCGTGGGCAAACCGCTCACGCACTCGGCCCGCATCTACCGCAGCCTGACGGGGATCGAGATGAGCGAGGAGGACGTGATCGCCTCCTGGTGCACCTACGTGGAGACGGCGATCGTGGAACGCGGGGTGCCGTGGCGCCCCGGGGCCCTGGAACTGCTCACCGCCGCCCGCGCGCAGGGGGTGCGGCAGGCGCTGGTGACCTCCTCGTTCACGCACCTGGCGCAGCTCACCGCCACGCAGGTGCCCGGCGGGATGGACGTGGTGGTGGCCGGCGACCAGGTGGCCCGGCTGAAGCCGGACCCGGAGTGCTACCTGAGCGCCTGCGAGCAGCTGGGCGTCAGCCCGGGCCAGACCGTGGGGTTTGAGGATTCGGGCTCCGGGGTGGGCGCCCTGCTGGCCGCCGGCGTCAACGCCGTTTCGATTCCGTACATGGTGCCGATCGAACCCCACCCGCGCCTCTCACGGGTGCGCAGCCTGACCGAGCTGGACCTGGATGCCCTGCGCCGCCTGGTACGCGGCGAGGTGATAGACCACTTCCCGGCAGACCAGAGCGCCGGCGGTCACTAGCGGCCCCCCCCTGGGTTAGGGGGCAGGGACGACGTTGCGCCGGCCTCTACTTAGCGCGGCGCGCGCGTGGCGGCCACGCGGGCAACGTCGTGCTCCTGCAACGGCGGGGGAGTGCCCCCGAAGGCAGGGCAGAGCGACTGGAAGTTGCACCAGTCGCACAGGCGGCTGGGCCGGGGAGCGAACGAGCCCGCCGCCAGGCAGCCGGCCACCTCGTCCCAGAGGAAACCGATCTCCTGTTCCAGGGCGCCGGTCTCGTCGGGGTGGGGGTCGTGAGTGAGGGTGCGCCCGTTGCCCAGGTAGACGATCTGTAGGCGGGCCGGCAGCACGCCCTCGGTGCGCTCGAGCAACAGGGCGTAGAAGCGCAGCTGGAACAGCGCCTCCTCGATGAAGCGGGGGGAGGGCGCCTTGCCCGTCTTGTAGTCCACCACGCGCAGGCGACCGTCCGGGGCGGCGTCGATGCGGTCCACGATGCCGCGAATCAGGGTGCCGTCGGCCAGTTCCACCTCGAGGAACTTCTCCCGGTCGCGCGGCTCCAGCCGGGTGGGGTCCTCCTGGCGGAAGTACTGCTCCACCAGCTGCCGAGCGCTGCCGAACCACTCCGGCCCCTGCGCGGCCGCCAGGGCGGCCAGCTCGGGTTGGCGATCCACCATCGCCTCCCACCGGGGCTGCACCAGGTCCAGCGCTGCGGCGGGCGTGCGCTCCCGGGCCGGCAACAGGTAGAGGTGCTCCAGCACGGAGTGCACCAGGGTGCCGCGCGCGGCCGCAGGGGCGGGCGGCTCGGGCAGGCGGTCCACCTGGCGCAGGCGGAAGAGCAGCGGGCACTGGCGAAACTCCTTGGCCCGGGAGGGGGAGAGCGCAGCGCGCCGGGCCGGTGCCGGGGCGGCCCCGGCCGAGGGCCGAGTGGCGTTGACCGGTACCTGGGCGGCCCCGGCCGCAGCTGGGGCGCCGCCCACCGCCGCCCGGGTGGAGCCGGTGGGCGCCTGGGCGGGGTTGGCCGGCGCGGGCCGCGCGTGCGTGTCTTCCATGCCTTCCACCGTAGCGGCGGGCACCAACACCGCTGGACCCGTCCCGCGCAAAGGAGGGCCGCACCGGCCATCCACAGCCGCCGCGCCGCGCAGAATCGAACGCGCCGCGCGCGGCGCCCGCCGAACATCACGCGCACCGGGGCCGGGCGCTTTACGCAACGCCCGTATGATCTTGGGGTGACTTTTTCTTACACCCCCGCAGGCCCGGCCTCCCGCCGTGGCCCCCTGAAGTACGGCGACCGCGTGCAGCTCACCGACGCCAAGGGCCGCATGCACACGATCGTCCTGCTGGAGGGCGGCTACTTCCACTCCCACCGCGGCTCGTTTCGCCACTCGGAGCTGGTGGGCCTGCCGGAGGGCACCGTGCACACCACCTCCACCGGCGCCCAGTACCTGGTGCTGCGCCCGCTGCTGAGCGACTACGTGCTGTCCATGCCGCGCGGCGCGGCCGTGATCTACCCGAAGGACTCCGGGCAGATCGTGCAGATGGCAGACATCTTCCCGGGGGCGCGCGTGGTGGAGGCGGGCGTGGGCAGCGGCGCGCTGTCCATGTCCCTGCTCAGCGCCGTGGGCGAATACGGCCAGCTCATCTCGTTTGAGCGCCGCGAGGACTTCGCTGAGATCGCGCAGGGCAACGTCGACCTGTGGTTCGGGCGCCGTCACCCTGCCTGGCGCGTGGAGGTGGGCGACCTGGCCGAGCGCCTGCCGCAGGTGGTGGAGCCCGGCAGCATCGACCGGATCGTGCTAGACATGCTGGCGCCGTGGGAGAACCTGCAGGTCTGCGCCGACGCGCTGGCGCCGGGTGGTGTGCTGCTCTGCTACGTCGCCACCGTCACCCAGCTCTCGCGCGTGGTGGAGGACATGCGGGCAAGCGAGCTGTTCACCGAGCCGCACGCCTGGGAGTCGCTGGTGCGCGACTGGCACCTGGAGGGCCTGGCCGTGCGCCCGGATCACCGCATGGTGGCGCACACGGGTTTCCTGGTCACCGCGCGGCGCCTGGCGCCGGGCCACCAGCCGCCGCTGCGCAGCCGCCGCCCGGCCAAGGGCGCCTACACGGGCGAGGAGGTGTGGACCAGCCAGGACCTGGGCGAGCGCCCGACCTCTGACAAGAAGGTGCGCAAGGTCAAGCGGGACGTCACGGCCCGCGTGGCGGACCTGGTTGACCACAGCGCCTGCGAGGTGCCGCCGCCGCCCGGCCAGGACGTCCCGGAGGGCCAGGACGGCCCGCCCGGCCAGGACGGCCAAAACGTCCAGGACGGCCAGATCACGGCGGGGCTGGAGGACTAATGCTTGACGCCCAGGCCGCAGAGCTCGCCTCGCTGCAGGAGAAGAACACCCGCCTGGCGAGCGCGTTGGCCGACGCCCGCGCGCACCTGGCGGCGCTAGGCGAGCAGGTGGAGGCCTGGCGGCGCCAGCCTCTGGACGTGGCCACGGTGGTGGAGGTCGACATGGGGGAGCGCCGCCTGCTGGTGCAGGTGGGCTCGGCGCTGCGCAGCGTGCCGGCCGCCTCCCACCTGGTGTTGGGCACGCTGCACGCGGGCAGCCGGGTGCTGGTGGACGCGGACATGGTGGCCGTGGACGCGGTGGCCCCCGCAGCGGGCGGGGAGCTGTGCGTGCTGACCGAGCGCCTGGATGAGCAGCGCGGGATCGTGACCACGCAGTCGGGTGAGCGCGTGGTGCTGCTGGGCCGCCTGGCCGGCAGCGAGCTGGGCGTGGGCGACTGCCTGCGCTGCGACCTGCGCACCGGCATCGCCCTGGAGCTGGTGGAGCGGCAGGACGTGGAGCAGCTGCTCACCCCGCAGACCCCGGACGTGGCGTTTAGCGACATCGGCGGCCTGGACGACGTGGTGGCCACGGTGCGTCAGGCCATCGAGCTGCCGCTTGAGCAGCCGGAGCTCTTTACCCGCTACGGGCTGCGTCCCACCAGCGGCATCCTGCTCTACGGTCCGCCGGGCTGCGGCAAGACGATGATCGCCAAGGCCCTTGCCACCCAGTTGGCGTCCTCGCACGGCGCGCGCGGCCACTTCTTGGTGATCAACGGCCCGCAGTTGCTGGACAAGTACGTGGGGGAGACGGAGCGCAAGATTCGTGCCGTGTTCGCCCGCGCCCGCGAGCTGGCGGCCACGGGTGCGGCCGTGGTGGTCTTCTTTGACGAGATGGAGGCGCTGTTCCGGCGGCGCGGGGCGGGTAAGTCCAGCGACATGGAGACCACGATCGTGCCGCAGCTGCTCACCGAGTTGGACGGCGTGGGTGGCCTGGAGGGCGTGCGGGTGATCGGCGCGACCAACCGGGAGGACATGATCGACCCGGCGGTGCTGCGGCCCGGCCGCCTGGATTTGAAGCTGCGCATCTCCCGCCCGGACGCCGCCCAGTGCCGCGCCATCGCGCTGACCCACCTGCGGCCCGGCGTGCCTATCGCCGCCAGCGTGCAGGGGGACGACGTTGCCGCCCGCCGCGCGCGCCTTGCCGACGCCCTGGTGGGCGGCCTGGAGTGCGCCCAGGTCTCCACGGACGGCGCCGGGGCCGGCACGACGCTGCTGCAGGTGGCCTCCGGTGCCCTGGTGGCCCGGATCGTGGACCGCGCCAAGCTAGCGGCGCTGCAGGCCACGGCCGCAGGCCGTGCCGAGGGCATCAACGAGGCGGACATCGCGGCCGCCGTGGCCGCAGAGGCGGCGCAGGCGGCCGAGATGGCGGCGCGCCGAGGGCAGGAGGAGCTGTGACCGGACGGATCATCGGCACGGAGACCGAGTACGGCATCCTGCGCGCCAGTGGCGGGCAGTCGCACGTGCTGGCCACCGCGCTCGTGGAGGCCTACGCCGGCCTGCTGGAGCGGCCCGTGACGCGGTGGGACTACGCCGGGGAGGACCCGCTGTGCGACCTGCGGGGCCACCGCCTGGACCGCGCCGCCGCGCACCCCTCGCAGCTAACCGATGCCTCCGCCCACCGCGGCGGGATGGTCAGCAACGGGCACGTGGCCGCCGCGCCGCAGGACTTCCCGGTGGGGGCGGCGGGCGGAACGTCGGCCACCCTGATCGGCACCGAGGCGCTGGCGAGCGCGCAGGCGTTGGCCCGTCCCGGCCGGGCCGAGCTCGCGCTGCCGCACCCGGGCGTGGTCATCACGCCGGCCGGCGCGCGCTTCTACGTGGACCACGCCCACCCGGAGTACTCGGGCGGAGAATGCGACTCGGTGCGCGCGGCGGTGGCCGTGGACCGCGCCGGCGACCTGGTGGCGCAGCGGGCGGCCGACGCGCTGGGGGATGGCACCGTGGTCTACAAGAACAACACCGACGGCAAGGGAGCGGCCTACGGCTCCCACGAGAACTACCAGGTGCGCCGCGAAGTAGACCTGGACGATCTGATCTCCGTGCTCACCCCCTTCCTGGTCACCCGCCCGATCCTGTGCGGCACCGGGCGGCTG encodes the following:
- a CDS encoding FAD-dependent oxidoreductase, translating into MKVVVVGGGYAGVSVARALDDVADVVLVEAKDTFVHHAATLRAAVDPEWAETIFIPYDKLLQRGQVVRGTVMRLEGTKVFVSDGTTIEADAVVLATGTASPFPAKLAEDSHEIAGARLSRLHQALRQAKRALVVGAGGVGVELAGELTSAYPHLTVVLVEKQDDILPLEPCDPRLRTELRYQLEQRNVELVLGTSLGYLPPVDVGVLSPFEVDTKDGRNIQADIWFRCYGSRVASGYLGPEFDQAKRGDGSLNVDEYLQVVGHPGVFAVGDLAHTPEPDRADAAVDQGLLVASVLRDIIEGREPQRTYQPKRRWVLMPLGPEGGACELRDPETGEVQVAGAEETVRIKGEDLHTTWVRSLLGRD
- a CDS encoding DNA primase, with translation MSNEPRVALDQLIRALETHFEACRAGSADSPAVVRAESVLEDAFFTYDDALIRAFGASLPFDIFEDEELDEDDEDDDLYYDDEDDSDDEDEEFYDDEDEEDDD
- the uppP gene encoding undecaprenyl-diphosphatase UppP — encoded protein: MNVLEAFVLGLIQALTEFLPISSSAHIRVVGELMGTDPGAAFTAIIQLGTELAVLIYFRHDLWRITKSWVASLPALWQRALGRKIKHAAPMDAHAKLGWMIIVGSLPIVLLGVLLEDYIDFALRNLWITATMLIVFGVILGWADKRGQTKLKLTEMKWGQALAYGFAQAAALIPGVSRSGGTITAGRLMGFTRAEAARYSFLLAMPAVFGSGLYKLVKGDTSGVAVGLWPTLVATVVSFAVGYVVIVGFLKLIQTRTFMPFVLYRFAVGAAIILLLLTGTVPALPSMGG
- a CDS encoding HAD family hydrolase: MLPEALLWDMDGTLIDSEVYWVAAQVELAQSHGAQFDARQSLEFVGKPLTHSARIYRSLTGIEMSEEDVIASWCTYVETAIVERGVPWRPGALELLTAARAQGVRQALVTSSFTHLAQLTATQVPGGMDVVVAGDQVARLKPDPECYLSACEQLGVSPGQTVGFEDSGSGVGALLAAGVNAVSIPYMVPIEPHPRLSRVRSLTELDLDALRRLVRGEVIDHFPADQSAGGH
- a CDS encoding RecB family exonuclease, which gives rise to MEDTHARPAPANPAQAPTGSTRAAVGGAPAAAGAAQVPVNATRPSAGAAPAPARRAALSPSRAKEFRQCPLLFRLRQVDRLPEPPAPAAARGTLVHSVLEHLYLLPARERTPAAALDLVQPRWEAMVDRQPELAALAAAQGPEWFGSARQLVEQYFRQEDPTRLEPRDREKFLEVELADGTLIRGIVDRIDAAPDGRLRVVDYKTGKAPSPRFIEEALFQLRFYALLLERTEGVLPARLQIVYLGNGRTLTHDPHPDETGALEQEIGFLWDEVAGCLAAGSFAPRPSRLCDWCNFQSLCPAFGGTPPPLQEHDVARVAATRAPR
- a CDS encoding tRNA (adenine-N1)-methyltransferase; protein product: MTFSYTPAGPASRRGPLKYGDRVQLTDAKGRMHTIVLLEGGYFHSHRGSFRHSELVGLPEGTVHTTSTGAQYLVLRPLLSDYVLSMPRGAAVIYPKDSGQIVQMADIFPGARVVEAGVGSGALSMSLLSAVGEYGQLISFERREDFAEIAQGNVDLWFGRRHPAWRVEVGDLAERLPQVVEPGSIDRIVLDMLAPWENLQVCADALAPGGVLLCYVATVTQLSRVVEDMRASELFTEPHAWESLVRDWHLEGLAVRPDHRMVAHTGFLVTARRLAPGHQPPLRSRRPAKGAYTGEEVWTSQDLGERPTSDKKVRKVKRDVTARVADLVDHSACEVPPPPGQDVPEGQDGPPGQDGQNVQDGQITAGLED
- a CDS encoding AAA family ATPase is translated as MLDAQAAELASLQEKNTRLASALADARAHLAALGEQVEAWRRQPLDVATVVEVDMGERRLLVQVGSALRSVPAASHLVLGTLHAGSRVLVDADMVAVDAVAPAAGGELCVLTERLDEQRGIVTTQSGERVVLLGRLAGSELGVGDCLRCDLRTGIALELVERQDVEQLLTPQTPDVAFSDIGGLDDVVATVRQAIELPLEQPELFTRYGLRPTSGILLYGPPGCGKTMIAKALATQLASSHGARGHFLVINGPQLLDKYVGETERKIRAVFARARELAATGAAVVVFFDEMEALFRRRGAGKSSDMETTIVPQLLTELDGVGGLEGVRVIGATNREDMIDPAVLRPGRLDLKLRISRPDAAQCRAIALTHLRPGVPIAASVQGDDVAARRARLADALVGGLECAQVSTDGAGAGTTLLQVASGALVARIVDRAKLAALQATAAGRAEGINEADIAAAVAAEAAQAAEMAARRGQEEL